Within Spinacia oleracea cultivar Varoflay chromosome 4, BTI_SOV_V1, whole genome shotgun sequence, the genomic segment caatctagtaatagttttcgctcagcgaggtgttacttattggtcttaaaggggtaaggtacacaaataattgtgagtacatgttagttttggtgaaactcaacgatataagtaaggagtccttttatgtcgtggcaaaatcgataggtttacctaataagttcttagacgtacctatcaaccaagagtagtttctagactattagcaaaaggcttttgcttacctaaaagattttagaattgagtctaaatacataatgtgcttaattcttcaatggattttagggtcttggaatcattttattcacacctgccggaatacataacttgaataaaattcttaatgaacattgaattatgcatgtatgctagaatttaagtttattaagagaaattgtgaatggttatttatttgtttattcttttcaattgtagttttaactatggaaaacaacaatcaaaacatcatcatgggttctgagcttatggtcaagctgaacctaacaaattttcttgaatgggaagctaggatagttgaaatagtcagactcaatggacttgagtatgtactgttacatcccatgccaagctactatgccagagacatgacccctgaaagatttttcgcctgggatgcggatctcaaaaaggttatgagtctcatgctgaacaatatccctgatgaatgggctagaaggtttgtagctcaTGAACCTTTTaagctcatcaagaatctgagggatatctgccgtggaagcacggaggacagggacctgaacgtccatgagttgattgaatcaatgtctggtctaaaggttagttctcccaacaggtgttataggatggaagtccaagaaatacatgttcagctccttcgcactaaacaaagggtaggcgtcccactaaggttccatgtggatcttatgctttcatatttcgatcgcctaagtctgctaggaacaccaataagcgaaaggatggcagtctctatcttgctcaattcactgcacagtgggtttggtcgcttcaagcaactatacctaagtgaaccaagagaaaaaacagttgcagaatttgttcaccttgtcagaaaggctgagataatactggactgcgacgccaaagatttactcaaggctaaagggagaccgttcaagaaaagtggaaagtccaagggcaatgctaaatcaaagcaggacaagtccacatcaagctgtctttattgttatggaataggccattacaaaagagaatgtcccaagctaaaggaagatcagaagaacggaacagtcgttccatcttcaggtattttcgttatagactgtatacttgataattcaacttcttgggtattagatacaggttgtggctcacacttatgttccaatccacagggactaagaagaagtagaaagttaagcaagggtgaagtcgacctacgagtggaaaatggagcacggattgctgcattagctgtaggaacttattatttgtcgttgccctctgggctagtttttgaactggaagagtgtttccatgttccaagtcttactaaaaacatcatttctgtatCTTGCTTAgctgctaagggattttcctttttaataaaagacaatagttgttcgttttattttaaagagatgttttatggatctgctagattagtcaatggactttatttattagatcacgacaaacaagtttataacataaataccaaaaaggccaaaaaggatgattcagatctcacctatctgtggcattgtcgattaggccatattaacttgaaacgcatggaaagacttcaaaaggaaggaattctagaaccatttgacttagaggattatggtaagtgcgaatcatgtttacttgacaaaatgacaaagcaacctttctctaaagttggagaaagagcaactgaactattgggtttaatccatacagatgtatgtggaccaatgagtacaaatgctaggggtggtttcagctactttatcactttcactgatgacttcagtagatatggttatgtctacctaatgaagcataagtctgaatcctttgacaaattcaaggaatttcagagtgaagtagagaatcaattagggaagaagattaaagcattgcggtctgatagagacggtgaatatctgagctatgaatttgatgaccatctgaaagaatgtgaaattctatcagaattgactcctcctggaacaccacaatggaacggtgtgtcggaacggaggaacagaaccttgctagacatggttaggtcaatgatgggtcaggccgaacttccaatagaattttggggacatgcactaaatactgctgcactcactataaatagagctccgtctaaagctgttgaaaagactccatatgagttatggtttggaaagcctccaaatgtgtcttttcttaagattttgggatgtgaagtatacgtcaagcgattaatttcagacaaacttcatccaaaatctgaccaatgtatccttgtgggctatccaaaggaaacaaaggggtattaaattacttctacaatacatctgagaacaaggtgtttgttattcgagatggtatctttttggaaaagaatcacatttccaaaatgacaagtgggagaaaagtagacctcgaaggaattcgagtcgaacaacaaactctagagaatgctcaagatgacattcaagatgaaactcagagatctttagaagtatctggtgagaatcatggtcaatctagagatgtaaccccgcgtagatcacagagatatagatctcaaccggaaaggtacttaggtattttgacgaaagagagctatgacgttttattgcttgaaagtgatgaacctgcgacttacaaacaagctatgacgagccctagctccaagcaatggcaagaagccatgcaatctgaattagactccatgtcagaaaatcaagtatgggatttggtcgatttgccagatggctaccaagccattggaagcaaatgggttttcaaactgaaaaaggacaaggatgggaaacttgaagttttcaaagctagattggttgcaaaaggttacaggcaagtccacggtgtggattacgatgaaaccttttcaccagttgcaatgctaaagtctattcggataatgttagcaatcgctgcatattacgattacgaaatatggcagatggatgtcaaaaccgctttcttaaacggcgttttaacagaaactgtgtttatgacacagcctgaaggttttgaggatccaaataatgctaaaaaggtatgcaagctaaagaaatcaatctacggattgaagcaggcatccaggagctggaatatacgttttgatgaagcagtcagtgactttggtttcatcaagaacgcagacgaatcttgtgtatacaagaaggtcagtgggagcaaaatttctttcctagtattatatgtcgacgacatattacttatcagaaatgacattcctatgttaaactctgtcaagatttgacttgggaaatgtttttcgatgaaggatctaggagaagcacaatacatattgggcatcaagatttacagagatagatctagaAAGATGATTGGatttagtcaaagcacttatatcaataaggtgcttgataggttcaagatggcagactccaagcgaggctacctacccatgtctcatggaatgactctaagcaagactcagtgcccaaaaacacttgatgagcgtagacgaatgaatgggataccatatgcatcattgattggttcaattatgTATGCTATAATATGTACACGcacggatgttgcgtacgcactcaacgctacgagcagataccagtcagacccaggagaggcatattggactgctgccaagaatattctgaagtacctgaaaaggcacaaagatgacttcctggtctatggtggagatgatgaattaattgttaaaggctatacggacgcaagtttccgaaccgacaaagatgatttcagatcacagtctgggtttgtcttctgcctcaacggaggtgcagtaagctggaaaagtgctaagcaaagcaccattgcggattctacaactgaagcggagtacattgctgcacatgaagcagcaaaggaagctatatggctaaggaagttcataggtgaacttggtgtagtccgctacattaaaggaccaatagccctgtattgtgataataacggagctattgcacaggcaaaggagcctagacacccccaaagagtcaagcatgtacttcgtagatttcaccttctacgagagttcgttgaaagaaaagaagtcgagataagcaagattggacctgatgacaacatatcagatccattgactaaacctctgccgcaggcaaagcacaactcgcacactgcagctatgagaatcaggcatattggagaatggctttgatgtccttgtttaatgttttaaagttttagagtttaattctttgtaaaacattattggttaatcattcacaataaatgaatagaattcatttttccatttaatttgtggtttattaaatgatgagtcccttcaatttgacgatatattcaagatagactgtcaagaccagtcctgtgactaagaaatgtctatcaagtgaacttgaatgtcaaaggttgaaaatggtccctggtcggagttttctgtaaaattggacgcatagaaaacattagacgactagaatgcaagatgactagtagttctgtttcttgaactatgtggacatggcaatgtcataatcatttgcatagatacttactttgggaagactagtatcagacagacctatgaaactttactgtaagagatgaaaatctgtcataagtaaatttcattaaaattattagacactaaatcctcaatacttgagtgatttgagattacttgtttgagaactggttgctgtGACGttaaccaaccgtcgcaccgtaaaaggaggctataaaggcaacgctcaggtaatcacctatcaaacgaagtctaatctcaagatcacaagattgggattgtcctcccataaatcggaatgagatgcttaaatgttgtacaaggccactcggagagctagaaactgtaaaatgcatggccgtgctcggatgaatcataggctatgattatctgtttatttgatcagttgaactctgaaaccgagaaacacctctggacataataaggatgacaactcttacctttgttcaagagcaagcatcaagcgacaaaggaattaggtaatgcacacttgtccctaaggacaagtgggagactgaaggaaataattcccttggtccaagtatgcatataatattaagtctaataaatgcggttcagtattaattaacaagttaataattcagtgagatcaagtgagctgaatgcctagctagaggccgcttcagttcaagtggaattaatgatattaatccacagcttactcttgactgaacccgtagggtcacacaaatagtacgtaaaaggatcaagtatttaatggcattaaatactccatctatggatattcggaatcgacggatcttggtttcagtgggagctgagatcgtcacaagcaagaaatgaatactccggaaacgatgatattaccggaaatggaaatatggatcgtatcggaaatataaatattatccaagtcgtaaatgttgccggaaacggaaacatggtacgtatcggaaaatattaatggaaatggaaatattgccggaatcggaaatattgccggaaacggaaatattgtctgaatcggaaatattattggaatcggaaaataattccggaaacggaaatattaaatatttgttcgaaacgaaaattaattccggaatcagaaatattaaatattgttcgtatcggaaatgaattccggaatcgggaaattaatcggaagcgtatcgtacgaattagcatcggacgaggcctgccagacgaaggcccagcacgaagccgggccatcgcccagcaagccagcgcgccacaacgcaccagccaaggctgcgccaggcccaccgcaaggcaggcccagcgcgcgccaaggctgcggcagcgtgtgggcctcgttgcaatgggctgcgagctcgcgagctgcgcgcgcgcatggcgcccctcgtgggctgctatgtgtgcgtgtgtgtgtttgtgtgcgatacgaatcctaaagctataaggtttcgacatatgattaaattcctaatcctgaaaggataaattaattaaataagagttctattaggattctagtttaattaattcgtatcctaataggattccagttccttttccatacctctataaataggtgcctagggtcataatttatacagacaattgaagtattctaaaggtaagattttgaagaaaaatcagccatacacttgcacctaatagccgaaattcctaagcaaccttaagggcgattctagttggtcaagcttaaggcggatccggacgtgctgtggactatctacggagggacgacacttggagtcctaaagacttgttcttgttcggttcgggcgcagctagggagggcacgcaacaaagtgtatgcatctaaactatgctaaatgattatgtgtaaataatatgctttcctggctttatggtttttccgcatgatttatgttttgtcatatgaatcataacctaacagtcaaTACCATATTTTTGAGTAAAACCTTTTGCAACTAGCATTGCCTTATACCTTTCTATTGAACCATCACCATTCTTCTTAATTATGTAAATCCACTTATACCCTATTGCTTTCTTTTCCTTAGGAAGTAAAACAAAATCCCACATATGATTCTTGTTGAGAGCTGTGAGTTCCTTTTCTATAGCTGCAACCCAATTGCTATCTGTAGCAGCTTCATAATAAGAGGTTGGTTCATTGAGGTCCATGTGAGCACCAATAAGAACCTTATGTTTGTCATGTAGATTGTCATATGCCACAAGGTTACACTAGTGTCTAATTAGCTTAAAGTAAACATAATCCTGAAGGTGAGAAGGAGGTTTAGTGAATTTATTGGACTTTCTTGGGGGTGGGGAAGAAGGCTGGGAAGTATCAATAGGAATAGATTGTGAAGTTGGGGAATTAGGAGCAGGAGAGTGTGGGGAAACATGAAGAGGAGAAGAAGAGGTAGGAGATGAAGAATGAGTCCCTGTATCAGAAAGGGATATAAAGTTTGTAAGAGAAGTGCTTTTTGAGCATTAGAAAGAGAGGAAGAGTCTGAAATGCCAGTAATGACTGGAAGAAAGAATTTAGTTTTGTAAGCTGATGTTGGTGTAGAAGAAAAGTGATAGGGAAAGtttttttcatggaaaacaacaTCCCTAGAAGTAACAATTTTGTGATCGAGTATCTAGGTTTAAGACTTTGTAAGCCTTTTGGTCTAAAGGACAGATCAAACTTTGACCTCTGAACTTTTGAAGCTGTGATGTAACACAAACAACCAAAAATCCTTAAATGAGATAAATCAGGTTTGGTGTCAAAAAGCTTTTCATAAGGAGTGCAAAAGTACGTTGATACTCT encodes:
- the LOC110805933 gene encoding uncharacterized protein isoform X1, which translates into the protein MLEFKFIKRNCEWLFICLFFSIVVLTMENNNQNIIMGSELMVKLNLTNFLEWEARIVEIVRLNGLEYVLLHPMPSYYARDMTPERFFAWDADLKKVMSLMLNNIPDEWARRFVAHEPFKLIKNLRDICRGSTEDRDLNVHELIESMSGLKVSSPNRCYRMEVQEIHVQLLRTKQRVGVPLRFHVDLMLSYFDRLSLLGTPISERMAVSILLNSLHSGFGRFKQLYLSEPREKTVAEFVHLVRKAEIILDCDAKDLLKAKGRPFKKSGKSKGNAKSKQDKSTSSCLYCYGIGHYKRECPKLKEDQKNGTVVPSSGTKKK